One Panicum virgatum strain AP13 chromosome 9K, P.virgatum_v5, whole genome shotgun sequence genomic region harbors:
- the LOC120649792 gene encoding protein ECERIFERUM 26-like has product MPAAAAAVAAGLATGPGSRVTRFAKSTAASVTPVRPGKTHTLSPLDNAMECHTVHVVLYCRAAPGLDREPLKESLSEALSLYPAMTGRLTRREGGEGAPAEAEPAQRGWVVKCNDAGVRMVDARAAATLDEWLATATGDEEMDLLYYEPMGPEPYIWSPFYVQLTEFADKSYALGLSCTHIHNDPTAAALFFQAWAAAHRRTTSTYPPFLHAPAFEVSPTSPPPPPPLLADKSSAASPAGADAAPMSSATFHFPAPAVRALLSSLEPGTTPFAALAALFWLRITGAADGERELTLALDFRKRMYAPLPWGYYGSVVHFTRARADLASGLPAVAAALDAHVAGVPEEDLWRAVEWLHARQQQQEGGPTGPFQMYGPELTCVALDHVPMYGAEFEAGAPPARVSCRVGGAAGEGLVIVLPAAEGGEARDVVVTLPAEATARVCGDGEVLRHGAQVVFGAKAGKEA; this is encoded by the exons atgcctgcggcggcggcggcggtggcggcggggctggCGACGGGGCCGGGCAGCCGCGTGACGCGGTTCGCCaagtccacggcggcgtcggtgACCCCCGTGCGGCCGGGCAAGACGCACACGCTGTCGCCGCTGGACAACGCCATGGAGTGCCACACGGTGCACGTGGTGCTCtactgccgcgccgcgccgggcctGGACCGGGAGCCGCTCAAGGAGTCGCTCTCCGAGGCGCTGTCGCTGTACCCGGCCATGACCGGCCGGCTCACGCGCCGCGAAGGAGGCGAGGGGGCCCCCGCGGAGGCCGAGCCTGCGCAGCGCGGGTGGGTCGTCAAGTGCAACGACGCCGGCGTGCGCATGGTGGACGCCAGGGCGGCGGCCACGCTCGACGAGTGGCTCGCCACGGCCACCGGCGACGAGGAGATGGATCTCCTCTACTACGAGCCCATGGGACCGGAGCCTTACATCTGGTCGCCGTTCTACGTCCAG CTGACGGAGTTCGCGGACAAGTCGTACGCGCTGGGGCTGAGCTGCACCCACATCCACAAcgaccccaccgccgccgcgctcttcTTCCAGGCCTGggccgccgcgcaccgccgGACCACCAGCACCTACCCGCCCTTCCTCCACGCGCCGGCGTTCGAGGTCTCCCCGACCTCGccacccccgcccccgcctctgctcgccgacaagtccagcgccgcctccccggCCGGCGCCGATGCCGCCCCCATGTCCTCCGCCACGTTCCACTTCCCGGCGCCCGCGGTGCGCGCGCTGCTCTCCTCCCTCGAGCCCGGGACCACCCCGTTCGCGGCGCTCGCCGCGCTGTTCTGGCTCCGGATCACCGGCGCCGCGGACGGGGAGCGGGAGCTCACGCTGGCGCTGGACTTCCGCAAGCGGATGTACGCGCCGCTGCCGTGGGGGTACTACGGCAGCGTCGTCCACttcacgcgcgcgcgcgccgaccTCGCCTCGGGGCTGcccgccgtcgcggcggcgctggacgcGCACGTGGCCGGCGTGCCGGAGGAGGATCTGTGGCGCGCCGTGGAGTGGCTCCacgcgcggcagcagcagcaggagggcgGCCCCACCGGGCCGTTCCAGATGTACGGGCCGGAGCTGACGTGCGTGGCGCTGGACCACGTGCCCATGTACGGCGCGGAGTTCGAGGCCGGCGCGCCCCCCGCGCGCGTGTCGTGCCGCGTGggcggggccgccggcgaggggctGGTGatcgtcctccccgcggccgAGGGCGGTGAGGCGCGGGACGTGGTGGTGACGCTGCCTGCGGAGGCGACGGCCAGGGTCTGCGGCGATGGCGAGGTGCTCCGGCACGGCGCCCAGGTGGTGTTCGGGGCCAAGGCCGGAAAAGAGGCCTAG